The following are from one region of the Capsicum annuum cultivar UCD-10X-F1 chromosome 1, UCD10Xv1.1, whole genome shotgun sequence genome:
- the LOC107873243 gene encoding pentatricopeptide repeat-containing protein At1g01970 — protein MGFVVSDVFSCSTQPYVLTNTIGRARIRHYSLKGVFFLQKVNIFGCCELGFKPLSAESDVALDSDKSRYKWVKIGSDITEEQKKAILKLPPKMINRCKALMQQIICYSPEKGSLSLLLEAWVKSMKPERADWLAVLKELDRLNHPMYFEVAELCLLAESFEANVRDYTKIIHSYAKQNRLNEAESVLLCMKSRGFTCDQVMLTALVHMYSKAGNLKLAEDTFEEMRLLGVQLDKRSFGSMIMAYVRAGKLDQGEALLKEMEEQEIYAGREVYKALLRAYSMSGDSKGAQRVFDALQLAGVIPDATICGLLMNAYIMAGQLSEACIAFENMRRVGIEPNDKCITLLLTVYETENNLSRALDVLIDLERDGVVLGREASELLARWFKKLGVVGEVELVLRDYASNLVH, from the exons ATGGGTTTTGTGGTATCTGATGTCTTTTCTTGTTCCACTCAACCATATGTACTAACCAATACCATTGGAAGAGCAAGAATCCGTCATTACTCTTTAAAGGGTGTTTTTTTCTTGCAAAAAGTTAACATCTTTGGGTGTTGTGAATTGGGTTTTAAGCCTTTATCAGCAGAGAGTGATGTAGCATTAGATAGTGATAAATCAAGGTATAAGTGGGTTAAGATAGGTTCTGATATTACTGAGGAACAGAAAAAGGCAATCTTGAAGCTACCACCAAAGATGATAAATAGATGTAAGGCattaatgcaacagattatatgCTATTCACCTGAAAAGGGTAGTTTGTCACTCTTGTTAGAGGCTTGGGTGAAGAGTATGAAGCCTGAGAGAGCTGATTGGCTTGCTGTACTTAAAGAATTGGACAGGCTGAATCATCCCATGTATTTTGAG GTAGCTGAATTATGCCTCTTAGCAGAATCATTTGAAGCCAATGTTCGTGATTACACCAAGATAATTCATAGCTATGCAAAGCAGAATCGGCTGAATGAAGCTGAAAGTGTGCTCTTATGCATGAAGAGTAGAGGTTTCACATGTGATCAGGTGATGCTGACAGCTTTAGTTCACATGTATAGCAAGGCTGGTAACCTAAAGCTGGCTGAAGATACTTTTGAAGAGATGAGGTTGCTTGGAGTACAATTGGATAAGAGGTCCTTTGGATCAATGATCATGGCCTATGTCAGAGCTGGAAAGCTTGATCAAGGAGAGGCTCTACTGAAGGAAATGGAAGAACAAGAGATATATGCCGGAAGAGAAGTTTATAAAGCACTTCTGAGAGCCTATTCGATGAGTGGTGATAGCAAAGGAGCTCAAAGAGTTTTTGACGCACTTCAGTTAGCAGGAGTAATCCCTGATGCGACGATTTGTGGTCTGCTTATGAATGCCTATATTATGGCCGGTCAATTGAGTGAAGCTTGTATTGCATTTGAAAATATGAGAAGAGTTGGCATAGAACCAAATGATAAGTGTATCACATTGCTATTGACAGTTTATGAAACAGAAAACAACCTGAGCAGGGCACTTGATGTTTTGATTGATTTGGAGAGGGATGGTGTTGTGCTTGGCAGAGAAGCTTCTGAATTATTGGCTCGTTGGTTCAAGAAACTTGGGGTAGTTGGAGAAGTGGAGCTTGTTTTGAGAGATTACGCATCAAACTTGGTGCATTGA
- the LOC107854288 gene encoding probable carboxylesterase 9, translated as MSKFDPYDHLNVLLNKDGTLTRLIEVPTSQATGDKDQLPGQAVVSKDITLNEEKTTWMRLYRPTKLPSNDKSIAKLPIIVYFRSGGWIHFNVATCMIHESLNHLCSEVPSIVVGVEYGLAPENKLPTQYHNAVDALLWIKDQALDRVNGETWLREYGDFSRCYLYGVSCGGNVAFNTALKLLDREIKPLRINGIIMNQPLFGGKTRTKSEMRLAADTFFPLPVIDTLWDLALPEGADRDHRFCNPMVDGSYRDKIKKLGRCLVIGFGGDPLVDRQQDFVQMLVKEGVMVEARFDDVGFHGIDMVDSRRAAAIVNFIKEFV; from the exons ATGTCAAAGTTTGATCCTTATGATCATCTCAATGTGTTGCTCAACAAAGATGGAACTTTAACTCGTCTTATTGAGGTTCCTACAAGCCAAGCCACTGGTGATAAAGATCAACTCCCTGGCCAAGCTGTTGTTAGCAAAGACATCACTTTAAATGAAGAAAAGACAACTTGGATGAGACTTTATCGTCCAACCAAATTGCCTTCCAACGACAAATCTATCGCTAAACTTCCCATCATTGTTTATTTCCGTTCAG GAGGGTGGATTCACTTCAATGTAGCAACTTGCATGATCCATGAAAGTCTTAACCATCTTTGTAGTGAAGTCCCCTCCATAGTTGTGGGGGTGGAATATGGTCTAGCACCCGAAAACAAGCTCCCTACCCAGTACCACAACGCGGTGGACGCCCTTCTTTGGATCAAGGACCAGGCGTTGGATCGCGTTAATGGTGAAACATGGCTAAGGGAATATGGAGATTTCTCTAGGTGTTACCTCTATGGAGTGAGTTGTGGTGGGAATGTAGCTTTTAATACTGCACTTAAACTACTCGATAGAGAAATAAAGCCATTACGTATCAATGGGATCATAATGAATCAACCTTTATTTGGTGGGAAAACGAGGACAAAATCAGAAATGAGGCTAGCTGCGGACACATTTTTTCCATTGCCAGTAATTGATACGTTATGGGATTTGGCATTGCCAGAAGGGGCAGATAGGGATCATAGGTTTTGTAATCCAATGGTGGATGGGTCATATAGGGACAAGATCAAGAAACTTGGGAGGTGTTTGGTGATTGGATTTGGAGGGGACCCTTTGGTTGATAGGCAACAAGATTTTGTGCAGATGTTAGTTAAGGAAGGGGTTATGGTGGAAGCTagatttgatgatgttggattccATGGAATTGATATGGTTGATAGTAGAAGAGCTGCTGCTATTGTTAACTTCATTAAGGAGTTTGTTTGA
- the LOC107873248 gene encoding brefeldin A-inhibited guanine nucleotide-exchange protein 2 — protein sequence MASSEADSRLKQALIPALEKIIKNGSWRKHSKLSHECKSVIEFLTNPNPNSQSSTPPTSPSAQSDPDSAAHPGVLLDLSFNDSELILSPLINAAGSGHLKIAEAALDAVQKLIAHGYLRGEADPTGGPDAKFLVKLIESVCKCHDLGDDAVELLVIKTILSAVTSVSIRIHGDSLLQVVRTCYDIYLESKNVVNQTTAKASLVQMLVIVFRRMEADSSTVPLQPIVVAELMEPAEKADADGSMTLFVQGFITKVLQDIDGVFNAGTPRVGATTTGAHDGAFETTTSTVESTNPADLLDSTDKDMLDAKYWEISMYKTALEGRKGELVDGEGERDDDLEVQIGNKLRRDAFLVFRALCKLSMKTPPKEAAADPQLMRGKIVALELLKILLENAGAVFRTSDRFLGAIKQYLCLSLLKNSASSLMIVFQLSCSIFISLVARFRAGLKAEIGVFFPMIVLRVLENVAQPNFQQKMIVLRFLERLCIDSQILVDIFLNYDCDVNSSNIFERMVNGLLKTAQGVPPGTTTTLLPPQESTMKLEAMRCLVAILKSLGDWMNKHLRIADPLSTKKYEAPDSNSEPGILPIANGNEDEPTEVSDSHSESSSEVSDVSTIEQRRAYKLELQEGISLFNRKPKKGIEFLINANKVGDSPEEIAAFLKDASGLNKTLIGDYLGERDDLALKVMHAYVDSFDFQGKEFDEAIRAFLQGFRLPGEAQKIDRIMEKFAERYCKCNPKVFSSADTAYVLAYSVILLNTDAHNPMVKTKMSADDFIRNNRGIDDGKDVPEEYLRSLFERISRNEIKMKDDNLALQQKQSLNSNRILGLDNILNIVVRKRGDESMETSDDLVRHMQEQFKEKARKSESVYYAATDVVILRFMVEVCWAPMLAAFSVPLDQTDDGVVIALCLEGFRCAIHVTAAMSMKTHRDAFVTSLAKFTSLHSPADIKQKNIEAIKAIVTIADEDGNYLQEAWEHILTCVSRFEHLHLLGEGAPPDATFFALPQNEFDKSKQAKSHILPVLKKKGPGKIQSAAAAMRRGSYDSAGIGGSASAGITSEQMNNLVSNLNMLEQVGEMNRIFIRSQKLNSEAIVDFVKALCKVSMEELRSTSDPRVFSLTKIVEIAHYNMNRIRFVWTKIWHVLGEFFVTIGCSENLSIAIFAMDSLRQLSMKFLEREELANYNFQNEFMKPFVIVMRKSSAVEIRELIIRCVSQMVLSRVNHVKSGWKSMFMVFTTAAYDDHKNIVLLAFEIMEKIVRDYFPYITETETTTFTDCVNCLVAFTNSRFNKDISLNAIAFLRLCAAKLAEGDLGSSRNKDKETSAKISPSSPHKGKDHSIENGELTDKDDHLYFWFPLLAGLSELSFDPRPEIRKSALQVLFDTLRNYGHHFSLSLWERVFESVLFPIFDYVRHTIDPSGENSPAHGIDAEDGEPDQDAWLYETCTLALQLVVDLFVKFYNTVNPLLKKVLFLLVNFVKRPHQSLAGIGIAAFVRLMSNAGNLFSEDKWLEVVLSLKEAANATIPDFSFLLNENNNYWSQEEDMAENDNAETTETDTPDEDLENLRRHRLYDAISDVKCRAAVQLLLIQAVMEIYNMYRPQLSSKNIIVLFDAMHGVASHAHTINSDTTLRSKLLQFSSMTQMQDPPLLRLENEAYQICLSFLQNLVQDKPTGFEDSEVETYLVNLCREVLHFYIEIARSGQMSESSLGAQLRWLIPLGSGRRRELAARAPLVIATLQAMCSLGDASFEKNLSGFFPLLSSLISCEHGSNEIQLALSDMLSSSVGPVLLRSC from the exons ATGGCTTCTTCGGAAGCCGATTCCCGGCTAAAGCAAGCGCTTATCCCAGCCCTTGAGAAAATTATCAAGAATGGATCGTGGCGTAAACACTCAAAGTTATCTCACGAATGCAAATCCGTTATCGAATTTCTTACGAATCCGAATCCGAACTCGCAGTCTTCAACCCCGCCCACTTCCCCCTCTGCTCAATCCGATCCCGATTCGGCAGCGCATCCTGGAGTTCTTCTAGATCTTTCGTTCAATGATTCGGAGCTTATTCTTAGCCCTTTGATAAACGCTGCGGGTTCGGGTCATCTGAAGATTGCTGAAGCTGCGCTTGATGCTGTGCAGAAGCTCATTGCTCATGGTTATCTTAGGGGTGAAGCGGACCCTACCGGGGGTCCAGATGCTAAGTTTCTAGTCAAATTGATTGAGTCTGTTTGTAAATGTCATGATTTGGGTGATGATGCCGTGGAATTGCTTGTAATTAAGACTATTTTATCTGCTGTAACGTCGGTTTCGATTCGAATACATGGGGATTCTTTGTTGCAGGTTGTTAGGACGTGTTATGATATTTATTTGGAGAGCAAGAATGTGGTGAATCAGACGACGGCTAAGGCTTCATTGGTACAAATGTTGGTGATTGTTTTTCGGAGAATGGAGGCGGATTCGTCTACCGTGCCATTGCAGCCTATTGTTGTTGCGGAGTTAATGGAACCAGCTGAAAAAGCGGATGCTGATGGATCAATGACATTGTTTGTTCAGGGGTTTATAACCAAAGTGTTGCAGGATATTGATGGGGTTTTCAATGCAGGGACTCCGAGGGTTGGTGCTACTACTACTGGTGCTCATGATGGGGCTTTTGAGACAACTACCTCAACCGTGGAGTCGACTAATCCTGCTGATTTGTTGGATTCCACAGATAAAGATATGTTGGATGCGAAGTATTGGGAGATTAGCATGTATAAGACGGCGTTGGAAGGGCGAAAAGGAGAGCTGGTGGACGGGGAAGGAGAAAGGGATGATGATTTGGAGGTTCAAATTGGGAATAAGTTGAGAAGGGATGCATTCTTGGTGTTCAGAGCTTTATGTAAGCTCTCAATGAAGACCCCGCCCAAGGAGGCAGCAGCAGATCCACAGTTAATGAGGGGCAAGATTGTGGCGTTGGAGCTGCTCAAGATATTGTTGGAGAATGCTGGAGCAGTATTTAGGACAAGTGACAG GTTTTTAGGTGCTATTAAGCAGTACTTGTGTTTGTCACTGTTGAAAAACAGTGCTTCAAGCCTCATGATTGTCTTCCAGCTTTCATGCTCAATTTTTATAAGTCTGGTTGCAAGATTTAGAGCTGGCCTCAAGGCAGAAATTGGAGTTTTCTTTCCCATGATTGTTCTTAGGGTATTGGAAAATGTTGCTCAACCAAATTTCCAACAGAAAATGATAGTGCTTCGATTTCTTGAGAGGCTTTGCATTGATTCACAGATTCTAGTTGATATATTCCTCAATTATGATTGTGATGTCAATTCGTCAAACATATTTGAGAG AATGGTCAATGGGCTTCTTAAAACTGCTCAAGGTGTACCTCCTGGTACTACAACAACACTTTTGCCACCACAAGAATCAACCATGAAGCTAGAAGCAATGAGGTGCTTAGTGGCTATACTGAAGTCTTTGGGAGATTGGATGAACAAACACTTGCGTATTGCAGATCCTCTTTCAACCAAAAAGTATGAGGCACCTGACAGTAACTCTGAACCTGGGATTCTTCCCATTGCAAATGGCAACGAGGATGAGCCTACTGAAGTATCAGATTCTCATTCTGAATCCTCTAGTGAAGTTTCTGATGTTTCTACAATTGAGCAGCGTCGCGCTTACAAGCTTGAACTTCAG GAAGGTATATCTCTGTTTAATAGGAAACCCAAGAAAGGCATTGAATTCCTGATTAATGCTAATAAAGTGGGAGATTCACCAGAAGAAATTGCGGCATTTCTTAAAGATGCCTCTGGTTTGAATAAGACCTTAATAGGTGATTACCTGGGGGAAAGGGATGACTTAGCATTGAAAGTAATGCATGCGTATGTGGATTCCTTTGATTTCCAAGGAAAGGAGTTTGATGAGGCCATCAGGGCCTTTCTACAAGGATTCAGATTGCCTGGTGAGGCACAGAAGATTGATCGAATCATGGAAAAGTTTGCTGAACGGTACTGTAAATGCAATCCTAAAGTTTTTAGTAGTGCAGACACTGCCTATGTCCTTGCTTACTCAGTTATATTGCTCAACACTGATGCCCATAATCCTATGGTCAAGACCAag ATGTCAGCTGATGATTTTATTAGGAACAATCGCGGAATTGATGATGGAAAGGATGTGCCGGAGGAGTATTTAAGATCTTTGTTTGAGAGGATATCGAGAAAtgaaattaaaatgaaagatGATAACTTGGCTCTCCAACAAAAACAGTCTTTGAACTCTAACAGGATTTTAGGTTTAGACAATATTTTGAATATTGTTGTCCGTAAGCGAGGAGATGAAAGTATGGAGACTAGTGATGATCTTGTCAGACACATGCAGGAGCAGTTCAAAGAGAAAGCTCGCAAATCCGA GTCAGTTTATTATGCTGCAACAGATGTGGTGATCCTCAGATTCATGGTTGAGGTTTGCTGGGCTCCGATGTTGGCTGCCTTTAGTGTTCCTCTTGACCAAACTGACGACGGTGTTGTGATAGCTCTGTGTTTGGAAGGATTCCGTTGTGCAATCCATGTCACTGCTGCAATGTCCATGAAAACACATAGGGATGCTTTTGTGACTTCTCTTGCGAAATTCACTTCTCTTCACTCACCTGCAGACATAAAACAGAAAAACATAGAGGCAATCAAG GCAATAGTTACAATCGCAGATGAAGATGGCAACTACTTACAGGAGGCATGGGAACACATTCTGACATGTGTTTCTCGGTTTGAACATTTGCATCTCTTGGGGGAGGGTGCCCCTCCAGATGCAACTTTCTTTGCACTTCCTCAGAATGAATTTGACAAGTCAAAACAAGCTAAGTCTCACATCCTTCCTGTCCTGAAAAAGAAAGGTCCTGGGAAGATTCAAAGTGCAGCTGCAGCTATGAGAAGGGGTTCATACGATAGTGCTGGTATTGGTGGCAGTGCTTCTGCAGGCATCACATCTGAGCAGATGAACAACTTGGTCTCTAACTTAAACATGTTGGAACAAGTTGGTGAAATGAACCGCATATTCATAAGGAGTCAGAAATTAAACAGTGAGGCTATAGTGGACTTTGTGAAAGCTTTATGCAAAGTCTCTATGGAAGAATTACGTTCTACTTCAGATCCAAGGGTTTTTAGTCTCACAAAGATAGTTGAGATTGC GCACTACAACATGAATCGTATCAGATTTGTTTGGACAAAAATCTGGCATGTCCTTGGtgaattttttgtgaccattggCTGCTCTGAAAATCTTTCAATTGCCATTTTTGCAATGGATTCTTTACGTCAGTTATCAATGAAGTTCTTGGAGAGAGAAGAATTGGCTAACTATAATTTTCAGAATGAGTTTATGAAGCCTTTTGTGATTGTTATGCGCAAGAGTAGTGCCGTGGAGATCAGAGAATTAATCATCAGATGTGTCTCTCAAATGGTTTTGTCTCGAGTCAATCATGTGAAGTCCGGGTGGAAGAGCATGTTCATG GTCTTCACAACTGCTGCTTATGATGACCATAAAAACATTGTGTTGTTAGCTTTCGAGATAATGGAAAAGATTGTGCGAGATTATTTTCCATATATTACGGAGACTGAGACCACCACATTCACAGACTGTGTTAATTGCCTTGTTGCATTCACTAATAGTAGGTTCAACAAAGATATTAGTCTCAATGCCATTGCTTTCCTTCGTTTATGTGCGGCAAAACTTGCTGAAGGTGATCTTGGCTCCTCAAGGAACAAGGACAAAGAAACTTCTGCGAAGATTTCACCATCATCACCTCATAAAGGGAAAGATCACAGCATTGAAAATGGAGAATTGACAGATAAGGACGATCATCTTTATTTCTGGTTTCCGCTGTTGGCTG GACTATCTGAACTTAGCTTTGACCCGAGGCCTGAAATCAGAAAGAGCGCTCTGCAAGTGCTGTTTGATACCTTACGCAATTATGGGCACCATTTCTCTCTATCATTATGGGAAAGGGTGTTTGAGTCTGTTCTATTTCCCATCTTTGACTATGTTCGGCATACGATTGATCCTTCAGGTGAAAACTCACCTGCACATGGAATTGATGCTGAAGACGGTGAGCCTGATCAAGATGCATGGCTTTATGAGACCTGCACACTGGCACTCCAACTGGTTGTAGATCTCTTTGTTAAATTTTATAACACAGTCAATCCACTTCTGAAGAAAGTGCTGTTCTTATTGGTGAATTTTGTCAAGCGTCCTCATCAGAGCCTTGCTGGTATTGGCATTGCTGCATTTGTCCGTCTTATGAGCAATGCTGGGAATCTCTTCTCTGAAGATAAATGGCTTGAAGTGGTTTTGTCCCTTAAAGAAGCGGCTAATGCAACTATTCCtgacttctcttttcttctcaatGAAAATAACAATTATTGGTCCCAGGAAGAAGATATGGCCGAGAATGACAATGCAGAAACCACTGAGACAGATACTCCAGACGAGGACTTGGAAAACCTGAGGAGGCACCGTCTATATGATGCTATTTCTGATGTGAAGTGTAGGGCTGCTGTTCAGCTATTATTAATTCAG GCTGTGATGGAGATCTACAACATGTACAGACCTCAGCTGTCTAGCAAAAACATCATTGTCCTCTTTGATGCGATGCACGGTGTGGCATCTCATGCTCATACGATAAACAGTGACACGACACTGCGGTCAAAGCTGCTACAGTTCAGTTCCATGACCCAAATGCAGGACCCTCCATTATTACGGCTTGAGAATGAGGCTTATCAAATTTGCCTCTCATTTTTACAAAATCTTGTGCAAGATAAACCTACTGGTTTTGAAGATTCTGAAGTGGAAACTTACCTCGTCAACCTTTGCAGAGAGGTCTTACACTTCTATATTGAAATTGCACGTTCAGGACAAATGTCtgagtcatctcttggtgcacaGCTTCGTTGGTTAATTCCCCTGGGTTCTGGTAGAAGGAGAGAGTTGGCTGCACGTGCACCTCTTGTTATTGCAACTCTCCAGGCAATGTGTAGTTTAGGAGATGCGTCATTTGAGAAAAACTTGTCTGGCTTCTTCCCATTACTTTCAAGCTTGATAAGTTGTGAGCATGGCTCAAATGAGATCCAGTTAGCCCTGAGTGATATGCTCAGCTCATCCGTGGGTCCTGTTTTGCTTCGATCATGTTGA
- the LOC107873234 gene encoding LOB domain-containing protein 30, with protein MSSNPSSSTGGTVTATVGGVGGGTSGSTSSGGGGGGGGGGGGGSGGGPCGACKFLRRKCVANCIFAPYFDSEQGAAHFAAVHKVFGASNVSKLLLHIPVHKRLDAVVTICYEAQARLRDPVYGCVAHIFALQQQVVNLQAELSYLQAHLATLELPTPPPPPPPQQPPTMLQQPALTIADLPTAGSSLPAAYDLSSLFDPMVQPSWAMQQQSRPLPPPPMEPRQFVGSTRPPVDMSPSTSGGGSGDLQELARELLHRHGSPTVPCTEPSALPPPQTK; from the exons ATGAGCTCAAATCCTAGTAGTAGCACCGGTGGTACTGTTACCGCCACGGTTGGAGGAGTTGGTGGTGGGACTAGTGGAAGTACTAGTAGTGGAGGCGGAGGCGGTggaggaggtggtggtggtggtggaagTGGAGGAGGACCATGTGGTGCTTGTAAATTCTTGAGAAGGAAGTGTGTTGCTAATTGCATTTTTGCACCTTATTTTGATTCTGAACAAGGTGCTGCCCATTTTGCAGCTGTTCACAAAGTGTTTGGAGCTAGCAATGTTTCGAAACTCCTCCTTCATATTCCTGTCCACAAGAGGCTTGATGCAGTTGTTACCATTTGTTATGAAGCTCAAGCGAGGCTCCGAGACCCCGTCTACGGTTGCGTTGCTCACATCTTCGCTCTTCAGCAACAG GTAGTGAATTTACAAGCGGAGCTCTCATACTTACAAGCCCACCTAGCAACTTTGGAGCttccaacaccaccaccacctccaccTCCACAACAACCTCCGACGATGCTCCAACAGCCAGCACTCACCATAGCAGACTTGCCAACAGCAGGTTCCTCATTGCCAGCAGCCTATGATTTATCCTCACTTTTTGACCCAATGGTTCAACCCTCGTGGGCAATGCAGCAGCAGTCTAGACCGCTGCCCCCGCCCCCTATGGAGCCGCGCCAATTTGTTGGCAGTACTAGACCTCCAGTGGACATGTCACCATCCACCTCAGGCGGGGGCAGCGGCGATCTTCAAGAATTGGCTCGTGAACTTCTGCATCGACATGGATCCCCAACAGTGCCATGCACAGAACCATCAGCTTTGCCACCACCACAGACCAAGTGA
- the LOC107854299 gene encoding probable calcium-binding protein CML23 has protein sequence MDSFRIWFKSLNNSVGKFLGQFKYLKKGKKKPRRTVSDFSWLSGFAAMELSSQLKLVFKFIDANGDGKISPLELKEILLSLGHHHQELKSAEELAEVMVKEMDCDGDGLVDLDEFLNIMGVAKDQVFGDSVKDIDELIREVFLVFDADKNGLIDAKELRRVLISLGCVNCSVKECRRMIKGVDKDGDGFVNFEEFKQMMAAGCNI, from the coding sequence ATGGATTCTTTTAGAATATGGTTCAAGTCTTTGAATAACTCAGTTGGGAAATTTCTTGGACAATTCAAGTACttaaagaaagggaaaaagaaacCAAGGAGAACAGTTTCTGATTTCAGTTGGTTATCAGGTTTTGCAGCTATGGAGTTGTCTAGTCAACTGAAATTAGTCTTTAAATTCATTGATGCAAATGGAGATGGAAAGATATCTCCTTTAGAGCTAAAAGAGATTTTGTTGAGTCTTGGACATCATCATCAAGAATTGAAATCTGCTGAGGAATTAGCTGAAGTAATGGTAAAAGAAATGGATTGTGATGGGGATGGACTTGTGGATTTGGATGAGTTCTTGAATATCATGGGAGTGGCAAAAGATCAAGTCTTTGGTGATTCTGTCAAGGATATTGATGAGTTAATTAGAGAagtttttcttgtgtttgatGCTGATAAAAATGGGCTTATTGATGCTAAGGAGTTGAGGAGAGTTCTAATTAGTCTTGGTTGTGTAAATTGCAGTGTTAAAGAGTGTAGAAGAATGATTAAAGGGGTTGATAAAGATGGTGATGGATTTGTTAATTTTGAAGAGTTTAAACAAATGATGGCTGCTGGATGCAATATTTAG